DNA from Daucus carota subsp. sativus chromosome 1, DH1 v3.0, whole genome shotgun sequence:
AGGTCAATCCCAAATAATCTTACCGGCCTCCCAGCATTTGTCCCAGCCTCCCTTGTAGTTGCTGCTGAAGGAATTATAACAGATTGGCTCCCTGAACTTGTCCCAGCCTCCCTCGTCGCTGAAGGAATTATAAAAGATCGGATTCCTCCATTTGTCCCAGCCTCCCTAGCCGCTGAAGGAAGTATAACAGATGGGCTCCCTGCATTAGTCCCAGCATTCGTTGCCGGTAAAGCAAGTATAACAGATCCGCTCTCTGCATTTATCCCAGCCTCCCTTGCCGCTGAAGGAAGTATAACAGATTGGCTCCTTACATTTGCCAAAGCCTCCCTTGCCACTGCAGAaagtataatatttaattaaaacattTAACTCGACGGCTCCCAGGATGTCATAAAATTGTCTGGCACTAATAACTGGTAGTGGTAAACAGTTGCATTGGCAATAGCAGAGGTTTTGTAGACATAGTTAAGaacaaaaaataatgttttgcGGTCATTTAGTCATCCAGTGCTCCTTTTGAAGGTCACACAGATGCAGTTCCCGCTAGTGCAAAGCAATGTGCATACTATTAGTAAAAGTACCTCTGACATAATCAGGTGGTGTGATGGCCTTCTGCAGCCGAATTGAATCATGGAATGTCAATGTGTTGTAGTACATGATATGTTTCTTCATTTCACCTGTAAGGCGGCTAAAATTATAGCCCTCCTCCCAGGTCTTCGCCTTCCGACGAACAGATGGTATGATCAGATACCCAACATTAAGGGAATGAAGCACCTGACAGTAACCCTTCATCAGAACTTTCCTCCAACAGAAAGTAGATATACAGAAATATATTAACTTCTTTAAGATCTTATAGGTATACATCTGATGAGTACGTACATCTTACATTCTCCAAACCTATATCCGAGCTGGACACACTAGATATGTTTGGTTGGTTTACATTCTTATTTGGCAAGATCATTATTCAACAAACTCTTTTCTAGCTTCAAAAATGTTGGACACAACTACTAATGTAATAGCTAGGAAAATGCAACAGAGTCTacattttctagaaaaagtaCTCTAGAGTTAAATCCGATTGCCATGAAAGATTGAAAAAAACTTACAGCCTCAATTGCAGACATCAGCTTTCTGCACATTCCCTTGCGCCTATGGATTGCATTTGTGGCAATAAATGGCATCTCAGCGAGCTTCGTCCCATGAATCCTTTAGACCGTGCAAAGACATGAATGATTAATATGCACAAATACTCgccatataaaaaaaacacaggTTTGTGTACATTTTGAGCGAAATCAGAGTAAAGTTACCTCAGGGATGCCGCAGATATTATTTCACCATCCTTTTCCAATACAACGGTGTAAAATCGCGTAAAATTTAACCTAGTATAGTTTGAACTGCAATTTAATATTGTTGTTAGAAGCAAAGATACTTTGAGAAGATATAAACTTCAACTCCATTAGGATAGATACTGAATTCTTACCCGCAATTGTATACTATACTCTGAATAACATCAATTTTAGTGTGCCGATCAGTTATTGGCTCAAAGCTCTGTTTCATAAGACTCAGTACAATCGCAAGCTTTGAGTAACATTCAGTTCTAGTATAGTAATCCATTGGTCCAGCAGCATTGTCACCTTTGTCCATTCTCCGGATTAAAGTCCAAGTATATGAATCATCTAGCTTATAACTCACTCCgaccatcttcttcaatttgtcaTAAATCTTGAGGGTGTAAAACCAAAAGAAGGGAATGATCATTTGTCATATAAACGTATTGGTGCATTTGATTACATTCTATGACTACTTAAGATACTTAAATAGCCTAAGCCAGTCTTTCCTTCCCATTTAAGATAATCACAATTAGATATCAGAATCACAAAAACATCTGCAATATAGAAAGGCCTTCTAAAATCACTAGAAAGAGAGCTTCAAGATATATAATAAGTACCTCTTTGCAGCTTTGCTCACAAAATGTGACAGTATGATCACTTCTAATGAAGGTACTGTTCATATTAATGTGTATCGGGTTTTTATCTTGATGGCACTCGTGGTGATCTATACAAAGAACAAGAAGACTTAAAATTTATCCCTTTTCATTTTTCTCCACAAAATGTGTGAGCACATTTCAGTGTAAATCCAGCTAGATAAGAAATAGAAACTCAAACTACATACATTTCTTCTCGCACTGGAAACATGTCGACAGACATTCCTTCTCACGAGCAGGATTACCACAGAACTTGCACACACAGCAAGGACAAAACCAAGTATCTGGGACATCCTGCAAACAAAAACTTGTAACTATATGAAGATATACATGACagaaaatctaaatatatcatGCGCAATTTTGTAACTAGAAGGACCGACCTCCATATCCATGCACCTGTAATGATTAGTTGAATGGCATTTCTCATTATCACAGCAGATGAGTTCTCCCCCATCAGCACAGATCATGCATGCATCATCAAATGTATCAGTGTAATTACCAAAACCTTCAATCAAGTTATCCTTGTGACGCGCTATCTCACTTGGAAGATGCCAAGCTATAAACATGCAGCATATAAGTGCTCTATTTGTATCCGGAACAATAATGCGCTCATACGGTCTATCAACTACCCCAGCGGCATGATACTGAAACTTCTCTGCTGATAAAACCTGATTGCAACAATCACATATGATGCCAGCCTTAGTAATTTTTCCAACTTTTAAGGTCAGGTGACCAGCATCAACACAAGAAACTTCTGCATTTTCCTTTACAGTGCCGCAGTCTATAATCCACGATAGTATTGttttcttttcatctttttcATCATGTCTTCTCTTTGGAGGGCGACCGCGCCTAACTCTCACCGCTGAAACTTCCAGTGGTGGCTCATTAGCAACCAAACCACCACCTGAACCATTAGATGTACACGAAATGCTTGAACTGCTGGCAGTGCAGTGATTCGATCTCTTCGGCCTAGCAGACATGATTGTTTATACAAGAACACGAAACTCAGCACCCCGAATCCCAAGTGCCCGAGAAGTTTCTGAAAAAGGGAGAAGATGGTGAAATATTTGGTAATGGAGGAAGACATTAAAATTACAGCTTTTTTGGAAGAGATGCATACATGAAAGAGCGAACCAAGTTGGGATGTGTTTCTATTCTAGTGATGATTTAGTTTATTATCTGAAGATATTTGTATTTATGAATTCATGTGAAGAAAAGAACGGTAACTGAAGCAAATGAATGATAGAATGTTTATATAACAATAAGTACATTAATTAATACGTCATATATGTTGGATCATGAAAATAGCTGGGTATACTACCATAAATAAAAAGATACTGGTGTTTGCCTACAATCATAAACAtcttaaattttgtttaaatatacACAATGCATAAAGAAAACCCAATATCAACTAAAACAATGTTGTGTAGTTTGCCTACTTTTGCAAACTTATCACACTGCAATTTTACTTGATTATACTAGTTAAATAATGCACAACCAATTAAGTTCAACACAAAAGATAAAGTGATGTATAGGCATGTAGCAACTCACCAAAATCGCGTTCTCGAAAAAATAATATCCCTGCTATTAGTATAAAATAATACTACCACTCCTAAAGTCTAAATTAACAAAATCTATAGGGTACTTGAAGGTTTTCTTTATACACCTATTGAAATCTCGAAGGCTCTGCTGGTTCCGTCAATGGAGACTGAAACAATAAACTGAAAATTGGCAGATATAGCCAGGGACTGGATAGCATCAGAGTGCCCACTTAAGGTTCTAACACAGTCTCCAGAAAGGCTGTCCCATATCCGAATTTTTCCATCAACACAGCCGCTAGCAATGAATCTGGATGCACCTAGCCATAACAAGCATGTTACACCATCCTGCCACGAAAGAATATAGTGCAAATTAATAAGCAATGCAAGCAGAAGAATGCCAGCTTACAGTTTAACAAATAGTAATCAATTAAAATGCTCTTTCTGGCAAGTCAATTTTTGCCACAGAGAACTGAATGTTTGACATAATTAtcacttataacttataagcaaaTGAAATGGAAAGAAATCTGAAGACAGTTGGAAACTTTTATCACAGAGCACCAACTTACTAGTTACATAAcatctacaattttttttcaagtttgTGAAATGCCCTCAGTATGAGAGGAAAGCGACCCCACCTTCACGTGAGAGAGACTGCTAAGGAAATAACAAAACACTGATAACATATAAACAAGCTTATCTGATTTACTTGGAAACAGATAATATATTTGAGcagatataaaaaatatgtgtatatatatagatgatTTACAGTTGCAAACCGAATCCTCTGCAcctgtatcaatgctaaatacTTACCCACGAATTctaatgtttttaaaattaggAATTCTAGCTTTTCTTAACTGATGCATCATCATCCATTTTTTCATAGTTCAACCATATATATCTgatctaaaaataaaaacacatgaaagtccAGACATGCGCCTTTGTATTTTTTACAACCTTGACCAACTAATGATGAAGATACAAGGAACCCATAGGATCTGTTAATTAACAAAACACATGTAATGATGAACATACAAGGAACAGATAGGATCTGCTGATTAACAAAGCACATATAGCACAGATGGAGATTTGATTTGCAGAGGACTAgcaaaattaacaaatttagtACCTTTAGAAATCGATAGAGATGAATTCCTTTAACAATTGAATTGAATAGATTGGTAGAGACGGGAGTTGTGAATCACTAAAATGAAGATGATGTGACCGGAGGGCAGATTGTGGAGAGATGGAGAGCGGCGGATAAAATGAGATATGGGGTAACTTGGAGCGGCGGACAGAATGATATGTGGGGTAAATTTTAGGGTATTTACAACACTCATTTAGGGTTTTGGTTATAATGATTAAATAcacttataataatttattattatttttttgtaaggtaatacacttataataataaaataaacttattagcgaaaatataataacataaattaatgaaaatatccTGATATCTTTCTTGTAGACTCCGTCCGGATGATCCGGAAATAACCTGATTTTTCATTTCACTTTGCAGTCAACCCGAGATCCGGAAATAACCTGATTTATTTCACTTCCCAGTCAACCCAAGATCCAGAACTACCtgattttataatttcattttccaGTCAATCTGAAACTCATTTGGACCCTAAAACCTCTGTGCCTCACCCAGATTATCCGGGTCGAATTAGCAGTCCAATTTGCAACTTGTCAAATCTTGATACCCCTAGTCTAATGCTCCAACCCGTGTCCAGAGTAACATAGGTTTTAAGCACAATACTTTTGCATCGGTTCCATATCAACAGATGTGCAATTTCTTTTTATACTGGGTGTTATAAGCAACACACGAGACAATAAGACTAAATACCAAACAAACATAGCAAGTCTTAATACCAGTATGTCCTGATACAATTTTACTGGTACATTTGAGTACATCATTAAGGATCTACATGGAAAGTTCGCTGTGCTGGGAacctattatttataaaatgcacTGTATCTCTAATTTGGAATGCATACAACAATTTTATCTATCCTATTACATTACCTTTTCTACATTATTCCATGTgagtcaagttctatggagtcccTATTTCATTGGAGTCCACATGTGTTCAGCAAGTAAGATATAGCTTAAAACATTATGAAACATATTATTGTTCAAATGATGTTCTACAAACATcactattttattgaaaatattgCGGATCATATACATTTTACAAGTagaaaa
Protein-coding regions in this window:
- the LOC108205181 gene encoding increased DNA methylation 1 isoform X1 codes for the protein MSARPKRSNHCTASSSSISCTSNGSGGGLVANEPPLEVSAVRVRRGRPPKRRHDEKDEKKTILSWIIDCGTVKENAEVSCVDAGHLTLKVGKITKAGIICDCCNQVLSAEKFQYHAAGVVDRPYERIIVPDTNRALICCMFIAWHLPSEIARHKDNLIEGFGNYTDTFDDACMICADGGELICCDNEKCHSTNHYRCMDMEDVPDTWFCPCCVCKFCGNPAREKECLSTCFQCEKKYHHECHQDKNPIHINMNSTFIRSDHTVTFCEQSCKEIYDKLKKMVGVSYKLDDSYTWTLIRRMDKGDNAAGPMDYYTRTECYSKLAIVLSLMKQSFEPITDRHTKIDVIQSIVYNCGSNYTRLNFTRFYTVVLEKDGEIISAASLRIHGTKLAEMPFIATNAIHRRKGMCRKLMSAIEAVLHSLNVGYLIIPSVRRKAKTWEEGYNFSRLTGEMKKHIMYYNTLTFHDSIRLQKAITPPDYVRVAREALANVRSQSVILPSAAREAGINAESGSVILALPATNAGTNAGSPSVILPSAAREAGTNGGIRSFIIPSATREAGTSSGSQSVIIPSAATTREAGTNAGRPVRLFGIDLI